One region of Micromonospora ureilytica genomic DNA includes:
- a CDS encoding nucleotidyltransferase family protein: MIIAAGGGRRIGGPEALLHQGDKPLVNQMIDTMTEAGCEQIVVVLGAAADQVQKTADLGKAIVVINKAWGTGVGSSIRAGLAAMDDEGIEAVVVVPVDMPGLSATAVSRVAALPYPDVLVCATYDGLRGYPMLFGRRHWPGIATLASADVGARPYLLAHKDQIVDIACDSVADGSRIDTPELMELYGLTVPPQRVGV; this comes from the coding sequence ATGATCATCGCCGCAGGCGGGGGACGACGGATCGGTGGTCCGGAGGCGCTGCTGCACCAGGGAGACAAGCCCCTGGTCAATCAGATGATCGACACGATGACCGAGGCGGGCTGCGAGCAGATCGTGGTCGTACTGGGTGCCGCCGCCGATCAGGTCCAGAAGACCGCCGACCTGGGCAAGGCCATAGTCGTGATCAACAAGGCGTGGGGCACCGGCGTCGGCTCGTCGATCCGGGCCGGCCTGGCCGCCATGGACGACGAGGGGATCGAGGCGGTGGTGGTGGTCCCGGTCGACATGCCGGGCCTGAGCGCCACGGCGGTCAGCCGGGTGGCCGCGCTGCCGTACCCGGACGTGCTGGTCTGCGCCACCTACGACGGGCTGCGCGGCTACCCGATGCTGTTCGGCCGCCGGCACTGGCCCGGCATCGCCACCCTGGCCAGCGCCGACGTGGGCGCCCGGCCGTACCTGCTGGCGCACAAGGACCAGATCGTCGACATCGCCTGCGACTCGGTCGCTGACGGCAGCCGGATCGACACCCCGGAGCTGATGGAGCTCTACGGGCTCACCGTGCCCCCGCAGCGGGTCGGGGTCTGA
- a CDS encoding GH1 family beta-glucosidase — MTQHHFPESFVWGSATAAYQIEGAATEDGRGPSIWDTYSHTPGRTLNGDTGDVAADHYHRWADDLGHIADLGLGAYRFSISWPRVQPGGSGRFNQAGIDFYSRLVDGLLERGVRPVATMYHWDLPQELEDAGGWAARETALRFQEYAAGIVGALGDRVHTWTTLNEPWCSAYLGYASGVHAPGRTEPAAALAAVHHLNLAHGLAGRVVRELAPSAELSVTLNLHVIRGASDSAADQDAVRRIDALANRAFLGPMLDGEYPADLLADTASVTDWSFVHEGDEKLIAVPLDVLGVNYYSSTLVRAWDGVSARSDADGHGASTSTPWVAADNVDFLPQPGPYTAMGWNIDPPALTELLLRLQREYPSQPMMITENGAAFDDVVSADGRIHDERRIDYLRRHIGAMADARAQGADVRGYFVWSLLDNFEWGYGYDRRFGIIRVDYDTQVRTWKDSAHWYQRLAATGELDQAQD, encoded by the coding sequence ATGACGCAACACCACTTCCCGGAGAGCTTCGTCTGGGGGTCGGCGACGGCCGCGTACCAGATCGAGGGCGCGGCGACCGAGGACGGGCGCGGACCGTCCATCTGGGACACCTACAGCCACACCCCCGGTCGGACCCTCAACGGTGACACCGGTGACGTGGCCGCCGACCACTACCACCGGTGGGCCGACGACCTCGGGCACATCGCCGACCTCGGGCTCGGCGCGTACCGGTTCTCCATCTCCTGGCCCCGGGTGCAGCCGGGCGGCTCGGGCCGGTTCAACCAGGCGGGCATCGACTTCTACTCGCGGCTGGTGGACGGGCTGCTGGAGCGGGGCGTCCGCCCGGTGGCCACCATGTACCACTGGGACCTGCCGCAGGAGTTGGAGGACGCCGGCGGATGGGCGGCGCGGGAGACCGCGTTGCGCTTCCAGGAGTACGCGGCGGGCATCGTGGGCGCGCTGGGCGACCGGGTGCACACCTGGACGACGCTCAACGAGCCGTGGTGCTCCGCGTACCTGGGTTACGCCTCCGGGGTGCACGCGCCGGGCCGGACCGAGCCGGCGGCGGCGCTGGCCGCGGTGCACCACCTCAACCTCGCGCACGGCCTGGCCGGCCGGGTGGTCCGGGAGCTGGCCCCGTCCGCCGAGCTGTCAGTGACGTTGAACCTGCACGTCATCCGGGGCGCGTCCGACTCGGCTGCCGACCAGGACGCGGTCCGGCGGATCGACGCGTTGGCGAACCGGGCGTTCCTCGGCCCGATGCTGGACGGGGAATACCCGGCCGACCTGCTGGCCGACACCGCCTCCGTCACCGACTGGTCGTTCGTCCACGAGGGCGACGAGAAGCTGATCGCGGTGCCGCTGGACGTGCTCGGGGTCAACTACTACTCCAGCACCCTGGTCCGGGCCTGGGACGGGGTGTCGGCCCGCTCCGACGCCGACGGGCACGGCGCGTCGACCTCCACGCCGTGGGTCGCTGCTGACAACGTCGACTTCCTGCCGCAGCCCGGCCCGTACACGGCGATGGGTTGGAACATCGACCCGCCGGCGCTGACCGAGCTGCTGCTGCGCCTCCAGCGCGAATACCCCAGCCAGCCCATGATGATCACCGAGAACGGCGCGGCGTTCGACGACGTGGTGTCGGCCGACGGCCGCATCCACGACGAGCGGCGGATCGACTACCTGCGTCGGCACATCGGCGCGATGGCCGACGCCCGCGCGCAGGGCGCGGACGTGCGCGGCTACTTCGTCTGGTCACTGCTGGACAACTTCGAGTGGGGCTACGGCTACGACCGTCGCTTCGGGATCATCCGGGTCGACTACGACACCCAGGTACGCACCTGGAAGGACAGCGCCCACTGGTACCAGCGCCTCGCCGCCACCGGCGAGCTGGACCAGGCACAGGACTGA
- the yicI gene encoding alpha-xylosidase, giving the protein MKFTDGYWQLRAGVSVLRPGTVESVEPDERGFTVFAPTGQITGRGDTLNRPLVTVRFFSPAPGVIGVTIAHHTGGLPREPHFGLSTDETHPVTVDVTGLSATLTTGELTARVALIDGWRVDFLHGDRLVTASTARSIGVVTDAEGRRHVHERLALGVGETVYGLGERFGPFVKNGQTVDIWNADGGTASEQAYKNVPFYLSSAGYGVFVDHPEHVSFEVGSEVVTQTQFSVEGQSLTYYVIDGPQPKDVLRRYTALTGRPARIPAWSYGLWLSTSFTTSYDEKTVTEFVDGMAERGLPLSVFHFDCFWMRQFHWVDFVWDPATFPDPEGMLRRLHERDLKVCVWINPYIAQRSYLFEEGREAGYLVRNPDGSVWQWDKWQAGMALVDFTNPDAVRWFTGKLKALLDMGVDCFKTDFGERIPTDVVWHDGSDPQRMHNYYSYLYNKAVFELLETERGEGEAVLFARSATAGGQQFPVHWGGDCESTFVAMAESLRGGLSLAASGFGYWSHDIGGFEGTPDPAVFKRWVAFGLLSSHSRLHGSGSYRVPWAYDEEAVDVLRHFTHLKLGLMPYLAAAAQEAHRDGTPVMRPMFVEFPDDPATAHLDRQYMLGPDVLVAPVLSADGDVTYYVPAGTWTHLVTGAQVTGPAWRTEKHGFDSLPVLARPGAVIPFGSRTDRPDYEWADDVRLRVYAPTEGQRTRVRVPSPGNGPGAEFDVRYEGGTASAELVAGTSTGYICEIQGTER; this is encoded by the coding sequence GTGAAGTTCACCGACGGGTACTGGCAGCTGCGCGCCGGCGTCAGCGTCCTGCGCCCCGGCACCGTGGAGTCGGTCGAACCGGACGAGCGTGGCTTCACCGTCTTCGCACCGACCGGTCAGATCACCGGACGCGGCGACACCCTCAACCGGCCCCTGGTCACCGTCCGGTTCTTCTCCCCCGCCCCCGGCGTCATCGGGGTGACCATCGCCCACCACACCGGAGGGCTGCCCCGCGAGCCGCACTTCGGGCTGAGCACCGACGAGACGCACCCGGTCACCGTCGACGTCACCGGGCTCAGCGCGACGCTGACCACCGGCGAGCTGACCGCGCGGGTCGCGCTCATTGACGGGTGGCGGGTCGACTTCCTGCACGGCGACCGGCTGGTCACCGCGTCCACCGCCCGCAGCATCGGCGTCGTCACCGACGCCGAGGGCCGCCGGCACGTGCACGAACGGCTCGCGCTGGGCGTCGGTGAGACGGTGTACGGGCTGGGCGAGCGCTTCGGCCCGTTCGTCAAGAACGGGCAGACGGTCGACATCTGGAACGCCGACGGGGGCACCGCCAGCGAGCAGGCGTACAAGAACGTGCCGTTCTATCTCAGCAGCGCCGGCTACGGGGTCTTCGTGGACCACCCGGAGCACGTGTCGTTCGAGGTCGGCTCCGAGGTCGTCACGCAGACCCAGTTCAGCGTCGAGGGACAGTCGCTCACCTACTACGTCATCGACGGGCCCCAGCCGAAGGACGTGCTGCGCCGGTACACCGCGCTCACCGGCCGGCCGGCCCGGATCCCCGCCTGGTCGTACGGCCTCTGGCTGTCCACCTCGTTCACCACCTCGTACGACGAGAAGACAGTGACCGAGTTCGTCGACGGGATGGCCGAGCGCGGGCTGCCGCTGTCGGTGTTCCACTTCGACTGCTTCTGGATGCGTCAGTTCCACTGGGTCGACTTCGTCTGGGACCCGGCGACCTTCCCCGACCCGGAGGGGATGCTGCGCCGGCTGCACGAACGCGACCTGAAGGTGTGCGTCTGGATCAACCCGTACATCGCGCAGCGCTCGTACCTCTTCGAGGAGGGCCGCGAGGCCGGTTACCTGGTGCGCAACCCGGACGGCTCGGTCTGGCAGTGGGACAAGTGGCAGGCCGGCATGGCGCTTGTCGACTTCACCAACCCGGACGCGGTTCGCTGGTTCACCGGCAAACTCAAGGCGCTGCTGGACATGGGCGTCGACTGCTTCAAGACTGACTTCGGCGAGCGCATCCCGACCGACGTGGTGTGGCACGACGGCTCGGACCCGCAGCGGATGCACAACTACTACTCGTACCTCTACAACAAGGCGGTCTTCGAGCTGCTGGAGACCGAGCGCGGCGAGGGCGAGGCGGTGCTGTTCGCCCGCTCGGCCACAGCGGGCGGGCAGCAGTTCCCGGTGCACTGGGGCGGCGACTGCGAGTCGACGTTCGTCGCGATGGCCGAGTCGCTGCGCGGCGGGTTGTCCCTGGCGGCGTCCGGCTTCGGCTACTGGAGCCACGACATCGGCGGCTTCGAGGGCACTCCCGACCCGGCGGTGTTCAAGCGGTGGGTCGCCTTCGGGCTGCTCTCCTCGCACTCCCGGCTGCACGGGTCCGGCTCGTACCGGGTGCCGTGGGCGTACGACGAGGAGGCCGTGGACGTGCTGCGGCACTTCACCCACCTCAAGCTCGGCCTGATGCCGTACCTGGCGGCCGCCGCCCAGGAGGCACACCGCGACGGGACACCTGTGATGCGGCCGATGTTCGTGGAGTTCCCGGACGACCCGGCGACGGCACACCTGGACCGGCAGTACATGCTCGGCCCGGACGTGCTTGTCGCCCCGGTGCTCAGCGCCGACGGCGACGTCACGTACTACGTACCCGCCGGTACCTGGACGCACCTGGTCACCGGTGCGCAGGTCACCGGCCCGGCCTGGCGGACCGAGAAGCACGGCTTCGACAGCCTGCCGGTGCTGGCCCGACCGGGCGCGGTCATCCCGTTCGGCTCCCGCACCGACCGACCGGACTACGAGTGGGCCGACGATGTGCGGCTGCGGGTGTACGCACCGACCGAGGGGCAGCGCACCCGGGTACGGGTACCGTCACCCGGCAACGGGCCGGGCGCCGAGTTCGACGTGCGCTACGAGGGCGGGACGGCCAGTGCCGAACTGGTCGCCGGCACCTCGACGGGCTACATCTGCGAGATCCAGGGGACGGAACGATGA
- a CDS encoding carbohydrate ABC transporter permease, translating to MAVTLTPSTAPVTPARLVRDRHHRGVSRWVVLALVILGALVMLVPFAFMLLNAFKSPGDYSSGGPLSWPTEFYTKGLRTYWTEVNFPLKFWNSAVIAGSVAVLGVAVSLLNAYALGIGRVRGRLWIVGLFLLANMLPQEALIYPLYYVAKEVGLYNTRLAVIIIFTVIQSAFGTYLLASVMGTFPRSLLEAAALDGAGKWTVLWRVVFPNLRPTLAVLLIFFFIWTWNEFLIPLVMLIDNQTQTIPVALASLQGDRLMDAPTTNAGALISLVPAILFFLIFQRTLARGITAGAEK from the coding sequence ATGGCCGTCACGCTCACACCGAGCACCGCGCCGGTGACGCCGGCCCGGCTCGTCCGCGATCGACACCACCGCGGCGTCAGCCGCTGGGTGGTACTCGCCCTGGTCATCCTCGGCGCGCTCGTCATGCTGGTGCCGTTCGCGTTCATGCTGCTCAACGCGTTCAAGTCGCCCGGCGACTACTCGTCGGGCGGCCCACTGAGCTGGCCGACGGAGTTCTACACAAAGGGTCTGCGCACGTACTGGACCGAGGTGAACTTCCCGCTCAAGTTCTGGAACTCGGCGGTCATCGCCGGCTCGGTGGCCGTGCTCGGCGTCGCCGTCTCACTGCTCAACGCGTACGCGCTGGGCATCGGGCGGGTCCGTGGCCGGCTGTGGATCGTCGGGCTCTTCCTGCTGGCCAACATGCTGCCGCAGGAGGCGCTGATCTACCCGCTGTACTACGTGGCCAAGGAGGTCGGGCTCTACAACACCCGACTCGCGGTGATCATCATCTTCACCGTGATCCAGAGCGCGTTCGGCACCTACCTGCTCGCCTCGGTGATGGGCACGTTCCCGCGCTCGCTGCTGGAGGCCGCCGCCCTGGACGGCGCCGGCAAGTGGACGGTGCTGTGGCGGGTGGTCTTCCCCAACCTGCGGCCCACCCTCGCGGTGCTGCTCATCTTCTTCTTCATCTGGACGTGGAACGAGTTCCTCATCCCGCTGGTCATGCTGATCGACAACCAGACGCAGACCATTCCGGTCGCGCTCGCGTCGTTGCAGGGCGACCGGCTGATGGACGCGCCGACCACAAATGCCGGCGCGCTGATCAGCCTGGTGCCGGCCATCCTCTTCTTCCTCATCTTCCAGCGCACTCTGGCGCGCGGCATCACGGCAGGAGCCGAGAAGTGA
- a CDS encoding carbohydrate ABC transporter permease — protein MAVSETVAATPPAATPTPPAPSRRRRGRNAAYWLYLLPGAVLFLLVIGAPLVGTLYLSLTKWSGVGDPRWVGLDNYQQLLQDDVFWASFRNTVWMLVAMVVVPTVLGLLLAAVLFDVIGRRFKPRTAAALRAAFYLPQVLPVVVAGIVWGWILRPDGAFNSLLDAVGLGALRHDWLGDPGTALPAVMAVMIWVQIGYPVVVFMAALQRVDPELYEAAEVDGANWLHRFRAITLPQIRPETFVVALTCTIAALKVFGPIFALTRGGPDNATNVPSYFAYYTFFKKLQVGYGSAISTVLTLIIVVVAGVFIWMQARSERRDRGF, from the coding sequence ATGGCAGTCTCCGAGACGGTCGCCGCCACACCGCCGGCCGCGACCCCCACCCCGCCCGCGCCCAGCCGCAGACGCCGCGGCCGCAACGCGGCGTACTGGCTCTACCTGCTCCCCGGAGCGGTGCTCTTCCTCCTGGTCATCGGCGCGCCGCTGGTCGGCACCCTCTACCTGTCGTTGACCAAGTGGTCAGGCGTCGGCGACCCCCGGTGGGTCGGCCTGGACAACTACCAGCAGTTGCTGCAGGACGACGTGTTCTGGGCGTCGTTCCGCAACACGGTCTGGATGCTCGTCGCGATGGTGGTGGTGCCCACAGTGCTCGGGCTGCTGCTCGCCGCGGTGCTCTTCGACGTCATCGGCCGCCGGTTCAAGCCCCGTACGGCCGCCGCGCTGCGGGCCGCGTTCTACCTCCCGCAGGTGCTGCCCGTCGTGGTGGCCGGCATCGTCTGGGGCTGGATCCTCCGCCCCGACGGCGCGTTCAACAGCCTCCTCGACGCGGTCGGTCTCGGCGCGCTACGCCACGACTGGCTCGGCGACCCGGGCACCGCCCTGCCGGCCGTGATGGCCGTGATGATCTGGGTGCAGATCGGCTACCCGGTGGTCGTCTTCATGGCGGCGTTGCAGCGGGTCGACCCCGAGCTGTACGAGGCGGCCGAGGTCGACGGCGCGAACTGGCTGCACCGGTTCCGGGCGATCACCCTTCCGCAGATCCGGCCGGAGACCTTCGTGGTGGCCCTGACCTGCACCATCGCCGCGTTGAAAGTGTTCGGGCCGATCTTCGCCCTGACCCGGGGCGGCCCGGACAACGCCACGAACGTGCCGTCGTACTTCGCCTACTACACGTTCTTCAAGAAGCTGCAGGTCGGTTACGGCTCCGCGATCTCCACGGTGCTGACACTGATCATCGTGGTGGTGGCCGGCGTCTTCATCTGGATGCAGGCCCGCAGCGAGCGCCGGGACCGGGGGTTCTGA
- a CDS encoding ABC transporter substrate-binding protein produces the protein MQRFRRLVAAIALAATATTTVAACGGGDNGDSNDAKVLKLWHYESENSAMGVGWNRAIELFKSEHPGVEVRFERKAFEQIQQNAGMIINSSEGPDIMEYNKGNATAGLLSSQGLLADLSSEADKRGWAGKLSPSLQTTARYSDKGVMGSGKWFGVPNYGEYVTVYYNKDLFQSNGVKVPTTMAEMTAAMDTFVGKGVTPLGMAGAEYPAGQLFYQLALSKGDRQFVDNYQLYKNPVDFKADPLKYGADTFAQWVQKGYVAKNSASLKAEDMGTAFIGGKVPMIVSGSWWYGRFKTEMKANWDTFLFPGNTLQAGSSGNLWVVPENSKAKSLAYDFIDITLRPEIQDLIGNNGGVPVAADASKISDPKDRKLIEDFNTVSKSDGLAFYPDWPVPGYYDVLVSGFQGLINGSKSPDQVLDTIAKPYADGVKEITGK, from the coding sequence ATGCAGCGATTCCGCCGGCTCGTCGCCGCGATCGCCCTGGCAGCGACCGCGACGACCACCGTGGCCGCCTGTGGCGGTGGTGACAACGGGGACAGCAACGACGCCAAGGTTCTCAAGCTCTGGCACTACGAGAGCGAGAACAGCGCCATGGGGGTCGGCTGGAACCGGGCTATCGAGCTCTTCAAGTCCGAGCACCCGGGCGTCGAGGTGCGCTTCGAGCGCAAGGCGTTCGAGCAGATCCAGCAGAACGCGGGCATGATCATCAATTCGTCCGAGGGCCCGGACATCATGGAGTACAACAAGGGCAACGCGACCGCCGGGCTGCTCTCCTCCCAGGGCCTGCTGGCCGACCTGAGCAGCGAGGCAGACAAGCGCGGCTGGGCCGGCAAGCTCAGCCCCAGCCTGCAGACCACCGCCCGGTACAGCGACAAGGGCGTGATGGGCTCCGGCAAGTGGTTCGGTGTGCCGAACTACGGCGAGTACGTCACGGTCTACTACAACAAGGACCTGTTCCAGAGCAACGGCGTCAAGGTCCCGACCACCATGGCCGAGATGACCGCCGCGATGGACACCTTCGTCGGCAAGGGCGTCACCCCGCTGGGCATGGCCGGCGCCGAGTACCCTGCCGGGCAGCTCTTCTACCAGCTCGCCCTGTCCAAGGGCGACCGGCAGTTCGTCGACAACTACCAGCTCTACAAGAACCCTGTCGACTTCAAGGCCGACCCGCTCAAGTACGGCGCGGACACCTTCGCCCAGTGGGTGCAGAAGGGCTACGTCGCGAAGAACTCGGCCAGCCTCAAGGCCGAGGACATGGGCACCGCCTTCATCGGCGGCAAGGTTCCGATGATCGTCTCGGGTAGCTGGTGGTACGGCCGCTTCAAGACCGAGATGAAGGCCAACTGGGACACCTTCCTCTTCCCCGGCAACACCCTGCAGGCCGGCTCCTCCGGCAACCTCTGGGTGGTCCCGGAGAACAGCAAGGCCAAGAGCCTGGCGTACGACTTCATCGACATCACCCTGCGTCCGGAGATCCAGGACCTGATCGGCAACAACGGTGGTGTTCCGGTCGCCGCCGACGCGTCGAAGATCAGCGACCCGAAGGACCGCAAGCTGATCGAGGACTTCAACACGGTCAGCAAGTCCGACGGGCTCGCCTTCTACCCGGACTGGCCGGTCCCCGGCTACTACGACGTGCTGGTCTCCGGCTTCCAGGGTCTGATCAACGGCTCGAAGTCGCCCGACCAGGTCCTCGACACGATCGCCAAGCCGTACGCCGATGGCGTCAAGGAGATCACCGGCAAGTGA
- a CDS encoding LacI family DNA-binding transcriptional regulator: protein MHDVARLAQVSVSTVSYVLTGTRPISQATRNKVLAAMAQLDYQPNAMARGLASRRSRILGLLMPMDERGLGATETAFVTGAAAAASVAGYHLVLSPVGGGNLDDLRRLASQRMLDGVVLMEVQLADERVTVLQEAGVPLVLIGRTGDTSTLSYVDIDFDQTVREAVAHLVGLGHRRIVYVNHSAATLASGYGPALRTRDAFTAAMTGHGLEPVMIAAEDSAAGGRAALAAAFARAPELTAVLAMNETAIFGILGELTGRGLSVPDDVSVVSMVTSPQVAELATPALTAMTSPGSALGRIAIEALTRHLDGPADQRHQQLLPCALEIRGSTAAPRRAALATSGPSSNDGG from the coding sequence ATGCACGACGTCGCCCGCCTCGCACAGGTCTCGGTCAGCACCGTCTCGTACGTGCTCACCGGCACCCGGCCAATCTCCCAGGCCACCCGCAACAAGGTGCTCGCCGCGATGGCCCAGCTCGACTACCAGCCCAACGCTATGGCCCGAGGGCTGGCCAGTCGCCGCAGCCGGATCCTCGGCCTGCTGATGCCGATGGACGAACGCGGCCTCGGCGCCACCGAGACCGCCTTCGTCACCGGCGCCGCCGCCGCGGCCAGCGTCGCCGGCTACCACCTGGTGCTCTCGCCGGTCGGCGGGGGCAACCTCGACGACCTGCGTCGGTTGGCCAGCCAGCGGATGCTCGACGGTGTCGTGCTGATGGAGGTCCAGCTGGCCGACGAGCGGGTCACAGTACTCCAGGAGGCCGGGGTGCCGCTGGTGCTGATCGGCCGTACCGGCGACACCAGCACGCTCTCCTACGTCGACATCGACTTCGACCAGACCGTCCGGGAGGCCGTCGCGCACCTGGTCGGCCTCGGGCACCGGCGGATCGTCTACGTCAACCACTCGGCCGCCACGCTGGCCAGCGGCTACGGGCCCGCGCTGCGTACCCGTGACGCCTTCACCGCGGCGATGACCGGGCACGGCCTGGAGCCGGTGATGATCGCGGCCGAGGACAGCGCCGCCGGCGGGCGGGCCGCCCTGGCCGCCGCGTTCGCGCGGGCCCCGGAGCTGACCGCGGTGTTGGCCATGAACGAGACGGCGATCTTCGGCATCCTCGGCGAGCTGACCGGCCGCGGGTTGTCGGTGCCCGACGACGTATCCGTCGTCTCGATGGTCACCTCGCCGCAGGTCGCCGAACTGGCCACCCCGGCGCTGACCGCGATGACGTCACCCGGTTCGGCGCTCGGCCGGATCGCGATCGAGGCGCTGACGCGCCACCTGGATGGCCCCGCAGACCAGCGTCACCAGCAACTGCTGCCGTGCGCGCTGGAGATCCGCGGGTCGACCGCCGCACCCCGGCGGGCGGCACTGGCCACCTCTGGTCCGTCGTCGAACGACGGCGGCTGA
- a CDS encoding amidohydrolase family protein: MTDPAPAVPPVADERVPEFCRALGLPGLADVHVHFLPPRLLRRVWAYFDAAGPLVGTEWPILYRWSDADRVAHLRRLGVRAFSALAYAHRPGMAADLNRWTLDFARDTPGCLASATFYPEPEAPGYVESALAEGARVFKLHLQVGGFAPTDPALDQVWGMLSDAGTPVVVHAGHAPVGTAHTGPDPFAALLARHPRLTAVVAHMGAPDYRAFLDLAETYERVRLDTTMAFTPFFDQFVPFPADELPRLRELGLAGKVLLGSDFPNIPYPYAEQVTGLARLDLGDDWLRAVCWNNAAALFDLP; the protein is encoded by the coding sequence ATGACCGATCCGGCGCCGGCAGTCCCGCCGGTCGCGGACGAGCGCGTACCGGAGTTCTGCCGCGCGCTGGGGCTGCCCGGCCTCGCCGACGTGCACGTGCACTTCCTGCCGCCGCGACTGCTGCGTCGGGTGTGGGCCTACTTCGACGCCGCCGGGCCGCTGGTCGGCACCGAGTGGCCGATCCTCTACCGGTGGAGCGACGCCGACCGGGTCGCGCACCTGCGCCGGCTCGGTGTGCGGGCGTTCAGCGCGTTGGCGTACGCGCACCGGCCGGGCATGGCGGCGGACCTCAACCGCTGGACGCTGGATTTCGCCCGCGACACCCCGGGGTGCCTGGCCTCGGCCACGTTCTACCCCGAGCCGGAGGCCCCCGGGTACGTCGAGTCGGCCCTCGCCGAAGGTGCCCGAGTGTTCAAGCTGCACCTGCAGGTCGGCGGCTTCGCGCCGACCGATCCGGCGCTGGACCAGGTGTGGGGGATGCTGTCGGACGCGGGGACGCCGGTGGTGGTGCACGCCGGGCACGCCCCGGTGGGGACCGCCCACACCGGGCCGGATCCGTTCGCCGCCCTGCTCGCCCGCCACCCTCGGCTGACCGCCGTGGTCGCGCACATGGGCGCCCCGGACTACCGGGCCTTCCTGGACCTCGCCGAGACGTACGAGCGGGTCCGGCTGGACACCACAATGGCGTTCACGCCCTTCTTCGATCAGTTCGTCCCCTTCCCCGCCGACGAGTTGCCCCGGTTGCGCGAGTTGGGGCTGGCCGGCAAGGTGCTGCTGGGCAGCGACTTCCCGAACATCCCGTACCCGTACGCCGAGCAGGTGACCGGGCTGGCCCGACTGGACCTGGGCGACGACTGGCTACGCGCGGTCTGCTGGAACAACGCCGCCGCCCTCTTCGACCTGCCCTGA
- a CDS encoding metal-dependent hydrolase, translating into MMGPQHALSGAAVWLAGSWALEQFADYHQSPLALAVGTAVCAGGALFPDLDMSGKVTKNQGGATVARTFGVFSLFAAEVMEKISLGVYYATKLSKDPRRNNGHRTLTHTLPFTVLVGWGTTALCAAYGKWAVITILFFMFGLALRGLFDDWAERAGWVIITLASAGAAWFTFANLPGGRGYPLIGTALGVGCFVHILGDMITRAGVPILWPIPIKRRMWMMIGLPNSIALRVGSKAEVVGMRIALTVVSALATVGLIAPSVLSRFDIDI; encoded by the coding sequence ATGATGGGACCGCAACACGCGCTGTCCGGCGCGGCGGTGTGGCTGGCTGGCTCCTGGGCACTGGAGCAGTTCGCCGACTACCACCAGTCGCCGCTCGCGTTGGCGGTGGGCACCGCTGTGTGCGCCGGTGGCGCGCTTTTTCCCGACCTCGACATGTCGGGCAAGGTGACCAAGAACCAGGGTGGGGCCACCGTGGCCCGTACCTTCGGGGTCTTCTCACTCTTCGCCGCCGAGGTGATGGAGAAGATCTCCCTCGGGGTCTACTACGCCACCAAGCTCAGCAAGGACCCGCGGCGCAACAACGGGCACCGGACGCTGACCCACACGCTGCCGTTCACAGTGCTTGTCGGTTGGGGCACCACCGCGCTCTGCGCCGCGTACGGCAAGTGGGCGGTCATCACCATCCTCTTCTTCATGTTCGGCCTGGCGTTGCGCGGGCTGTTCGACGACTGGGCCGAGCGGGCCGGGTGGGTGATCATCACTCTCGCGTCGGCCGGGGCGGCCTGGTTCACCTTCGCCAACCTGCCGGGCGGACGCGGCTATCCGCTGATCGGCACCGCACTGGGCGTCGGCTGCTTCGTGCACATCCTCGGCGACATGATCACCCGAGCCGGCGTGCCGATCCTCTGGCCGATCCCGATCAAGCGCCGCATGTGGATGATGATCGGCCTGCCGAACAGCATCGCCCTGCGCGTCGGCAGCAAGGCCGAAGTGGTGGGGATGCGCATCGCACTGACAGTCGTCTCGGCGCTCGCGACCGTCGGCCTGATCGCGCCCTCGGTGCTGAGCCGATTCGACATCGACATATGA